The Euphorbia lathyris chromosome 4, ddEupLath1.1, whole genome shotgun sequence genomic interval cactcttcttgaatagcctcttcatcttccttgtgaacatagccatctcctcatcatcagttgagctcccgtcagtggagtcagctctcatgacaagtgacttctgcttcttgtcttcagatttttcctttacctcaaagttcttcatggatatctcatgggtcagtaatgaaccgatgagttcgtcatatttgtaggtggttaaatcctgagcttcctcaactgctgtcttctttgcttgccagtccttTGGAAGACTTTtgagaatctttttgacttgttcttcctcagtgaagattttcccaagtctcttgagctcattaatgatgttggtgaaccttgcgttcatgtctgaaatgccctcatcattgttcatctcgaacagctcgtacaatctcatttgctgattcaccttggattcttttactttgtttgttccctcgtaggtgacttccagctttctccagatctcttgcgccgactcacaacctgagattttattatattctgcagcatcgagcgcacagtgaagcatattaatagccgaggcatggttttgaagcttcttaagatcgtcctctgtccatttggcctcagcttttacaactgtttggccagccacaacctcaacaggtacaaacgggccttggactatagatagccaggcactcatgtttgtggcctgaatgaagtttttcatcctattcttccagaaggtatagtttgacccgaagaataggggaggcctagtaatggacagcccctcaggcagtatttgagttgtttggtttccagggagaaaccgagtgctgttttcgcccatggtagggatcagcttaaggttgttagaccttttaaagtgagcttttaggctctgataccacttgttggtcccttgtttagttgcaagtatagttccaaggggggggggggttaggaactatttaaactttttctcaatttaggcagacttctttcctttcttaaaggaaaaaaggttttaacagcagcgctgagtaaacagtaagatactgacttagtcaacaggtgactagaccagtttcttagcttgagtcaggagatagcacttagagtctattcctgagctcttacgtttaaagcgcacaactcaacttgaccttttcacttggtcagttttcGATTGTTTAAGCAGGCAAtacaaataaggagttaaaggtttagaaaaacttcactcagcagatttatccaggttcggcttcttctaagcctacgtcctgtccccggaacacttccgagatttcaaatcctctactgagctctttaaaggtagagcctcaaaccttttacaatatcagcaattgagtatgacaagagtaccctcctctatacttctactcaatcctaatctctctgttgagtacttaaaaccgagtactcagcctctcctttctatctctagaaatgataattgatttgtcctaatacaaagatgtgctaagacactttagatgatttacaatcactctagacttttacacagatatgaaaatgtagtgtaagaattttgctttgcttcttgcttgcagaacttgtagagatttggtcagcgtaatggcttgatgaaAAGTTCTGtattttgtgaagcttgtgatggcactatttatagagacgtctggacattcggtcatttcgaatttcgaaataaccgttggagggaaacgactatatgtcgttgtcatcctgacttgcacagagctcttggccaatcacaatcgtgtatcttctgtcctcggtcagctcagcagatggtctctccttttatggaaaagtcaactggacagcataatgtgtcgtctgaactttgctaaaagaggaaacactttgtctggaagttttcctttgccagctgctgtctcgtacgctttgtcgagactactcagcagcttcatcttgaagttgttcccgaaggtcttctagatccttccgtttgctgagttgcgttttgaacaaaacggcaacgtcttgacatacgcggaccgagtgtactgagttgtttgacttgggccttggcttccgtaatgggcttgggccttttgattcttataacattttaactcaacattgaacaaacacattagtagaattaaatcaaagcatttaaacttagtgtgtttagaatatgtattttatactttaaacaattttgtcaaatcaaaattatgtggaaaggtgtttcaacagccaTCAGCGTGGGAATTAAGAGATTATCTATAGAATCAGATAATTttgaggctatcaacaggatctCTAATAATCAGGCTAGTTGCTTTAAAAGCCAAAACATCATCAAAGCCATTTTAAGGCTTCGCccttcctttgagttcttaaacttcagccacatctacagagaGCAGAACCGGGTTGCGGATCGTCTGGCCTTagctgggcatgaggggatgttaggtgtttctaccctttctagTCCTCCCATTTAtctttcttcccttcttttagaagataggattggggttagtcttcctaggctaatcccgggctagttgttttttgttgttgttttttttctttcctgtatctaccaaaaaaataattaaaatatgatttagtattatttttctatttagataaatatcattaaaaaattattttattttttcaatatcAACCAAGTTTAAttaagatttttatttttgaagaagtttaattagtattaaattttaaatatatacaaataaattttaaaaatctaataaattaagATTGAAGTTGAATTACAAAATACATATCCTATTAGCATATTTACATGttagttattaataaaaataatcactattaattttaaatgtatatttttttaatttttatatttatttattatatgttaaataaatattattaatataactTTGATGAATATAGTTAATATTATACTATGTTATAAgattaaatacaaatagaattataattttcatatgaTTTTTTAATACCGGTTAAACTTTGGTTGGACCCCGGTTAAACCTCAAACCCTTAACCCTTTGTCTTTTCCGGTTCTTTGACCGGTCCGGTTTTGACAACCATGGTATAGAGTAACATAAACTTTGAAACACGAAAAGAATCCAAACCTGTAGTAATGCCTCCCGAGAAATCATCGGCAGTAAACAGCAAGAAGCATTTATATCAATCAAATTCTCCGGCGGTGGGCTATTCCGCCGATTCTTCAAGATCGTTCTTCAAACTTCCATTCAACATAAGAAGCTAGTACGTATTAGTTTCGAATTTTTTCTCCAATCCAAACAGAAAGCAACCGCCACATTCGTCCCTGTACATAGgactgtaatcgagccgagtcgagccaACGTTTGGTATGCTCAAACTCTGCTTCAAATGAATCTTTTCTACGATTGCCAACGTTTTGTCATTCGCAACTTCCTAAAATTCAGGTTTTTGCTAATATTCCTTTCTGCGATAAATTTTACAGTACTGCGAGAATAATAGGTCCGatcaatgaattttttttttgtctatcaTTATATAAAAGATAATTGTTATAGTGAAAAAAATGTATACAGAGGCGTAGACAGGAGGGTCGAGACCCCTCCGGCCGCCGAAACCACCTTGACCCGTGGTAGTTTCGACCCCCTGTCTAAATGGGGTGTTGAATTAGGCTCTCAAAATGGTTCATTAAGTGTTAgacttgtccaaaattcaaaatttcaatattttgatCCTATTAGGTAcgccctaaatccaaatttctaatttttggaCATTTTAggtctctctaaatccaaatttctaattgtttttttttttgcctgttaaaccctccttaaatccaaattattactttttttttggcCTGATAGAccctcaaatcaaaatttttaattttttttacttgttcgaccttctctaaatccaaatttttttacttgttaGGACTtttaaacgaaatctagcttaattttgaaaaaatgtatattaatacttaaaaattggttcttgaccattcaaattataacatacgtatataccaaaaaaaaattgaagaagtttgatttagaaaaaaaaaaatcgaacgcACATATAAAATCGGTCCCTAACCGAGTAATCTTTTATTTGCCACTGAAAATGTATATGTAACATGAATTgaatttctttttccttttggATCTCTCTTCAATGCCCAATTTCagtttttatattttagaatttgggAAAATAACAAAATCAAGTTTAAATTTCAGTCTCTccttatgtttttcttttttttttacttttgatttttgaaaattaacTTGAAATCgacattttattgttttctttaaaAGCATGTTTATTTCCAATCACaactaaatttaaaattaagtaGAATTAAGGATATAGTCGTCATTAATTTAATGATTAATTACTTGGATTATTTTTTACCAAAACAGAAAAAAGTTTATAAATGACTCccttaataataaaagaataaaattctttcaaaaataaaataaattgaatcaCTAGAATCCGAGGGATTTCTTTTCATCAAATATTCAAATTTATGCTCGAAAGGATTCCATATGTGATTTTTCGTTTACCATCAGAAGTAAATTATAAAAAGCCTATGAATAACTTCACATAATAATAACAAGATAAACTAGCAACAACAAATCTCATAATATTATAACGGTGATTTTCACCTGATCAGTGACTGACCAAATAAATTTAGTACTGTTAGATCtaaacttattaaatttaagttttATCGATAATTTTAATTTCCATTGTAAAATAAATCTATATTCATTTGGTCAAGTCACTCCGAACATTATGCAATCGTAAGAATCCATGTCACAAACCTAATAAAATACATTGATATTTAAAAACATTACATAAACACTAATAACATCACAAACCTTAAATAACTCacctaaaaaaaaaacccttaaaCAGTCCAATACTAGCATATTAAAGACAATACAACAGATCTTAGGAAtgggtagacctacccttaTCTAAACTTTATTCTACCAAAAAAGATAATACAACAGAGAGAGTAATATATAGTTAATCAACACCGCTCCGATCATTGTTGatctcatcaagaaccaccactAGAGCCATAATAAATGCATAATCCACGTTTGGATAAGTTGTCACTGCAAAATTCTCCGTATCCAACAAAGCCGTTTGCAGATTGTGTCCTCTGTGCATCTGCCatatttttttaacacattaaattaTTATTGACAGACCGATTACACCTAAACTCCGTTTAACTTATGTAAAACTATTCAGATACCACTATTTCTCTAAAGTAAAATATGCAtttaaaaaaggcttaataggcacccaagcccctaaacttgtaactttttttcacctggccccctcaacttagggaacaacctctcaacccctcaactctccaaaaacatcacatacaaccccttacactcctatgttcggtcaaaatattgacccatgtagaaaacgcgcttgactgttgaccacacacTAATGCCatatgtcattttttattaaatttttccattgagACCTCTGCTCGGTGAGCAACTACTAGAGATGGAtttcgatcagaattcttatgtcagaatggaaaattttaataaaaaaataacacgtgacattggtgtggtcaatagtcaagcgcgttttctatacgggtcaatattttgaccgaataTAGGGAtataaggggctgtatgtgatgtttttggagagttgagagggttgagaggttgtcccctaagttgagggggtcaggtgaaaaaaaagttacaagtttagggggctgagTACCTATTAAGcttttaaaaaattatcatGATAATTATGTGTTAAAACAATTTGGCTAAATGAAATTTGAATCACAATTATGTTCAAGGAGAActtaatgtataaaaataaattatcaatGACCTAATAATGTCTCCATTTAAAAGATTATGGACGTGTCTTGTGTAAGGAAAGCTATGTGTATTCGGAAAGTTCTAAGTTGGCTCAACAGAAAGGGTATGGACGACTGTTTTGTTGAAACCGGTGTAGAGATGATGGTTTTAGATCTTAATCAACATGCCTTCACATCTTATTATGGCTTTGTTCTTGATAGTTGTAATAGGTTGATTCATTCGTTTAATGGTGTTAGTATCATTTTTACTAGTCGTTCGACGAATAGTTTGCCCATGAACTTGCAAGGCCTTCCTATTCTAGGCTAAGACTGATGGAGTGGCATACTAGTCCTCCAGATTTAATTGTCCACATCTTATATTCTGATTCTATTTAATGAATGgttttttcttatatatatataaaaaaattatggacGTAATATGTGCAAAAATAATTGAGAAGCGGCTGAATATATGTATTTAAAAATCAAAAgcttaattattaaaaattaaataagttaGAGGCTAAAATGTGTATTTTTTcctaatgataaaaataaaaaatattgaaaaagtCATGACCTTTTCAGAAAAAAGTCATCAAaattagggtccgtttgttttatctgctgtttgctgttactgtttgctgtttcctgttacggtttgctgtttgttgtttgaaaaggctgctgttacaaaaagcagggattcccgacttttataaaaaactatttttcggCTATAAAAGGCAAACTGGAGGTGTCTAAAcaaacaccttaaactctccttttcaaagtgaaaaggcaaacaggaggtcgaaAAGCAGTTACCAAACACCCATTAATATGCTtatcattaaataaaattattaagtattttttttaaaatttattaatgtCTGCAATCGCATATTTTTTTAGTAAGCTTTAAGtactactccctccattccattatataagtcattctagggtatttcacacaaattaagaaatatattggttaattaaaaaaaattctctcttatGTCACTATTGagcaataagcattggaatattaaaaaacacatgtaccaatacaaaaaataattctctctcatgtcactattgggcaataagtattggaatcctagaatgacttatatttagggaaaaaaccaatttgctagaatgacctatataatggaatggagggagtattttGGATGAAAAACATGAAGGTATGGACCACTATTAAGTAAAGTTtaaaaagcttattaaaatattttaatcatttaaaacatgtaaaatatttttctcattttttacgTAAACTTTTCGGTTAATTGATTTAAAAAATTTTGTTAGATttattttcatcaaaaaaaaattatgaaaatatttttccatTCAATATTTTCAGGAACTAAAAGGGATCTTAGTTTTTTTGAAGATTAAACTCATATCTAGCTTCTGTATatctaaaattttgttatttgtcGGGAAGTATTCTTGTACGCGACATTTAAGTTATTTTGCCAATTTGTTAATAACACAGGAGACAATTTTGTATCATTAACATATaacatgtaaatataattttttttcctatattgacttaataTATGAATAAATAAGATAATTTTTCAGTAAAAACTAATttgtgtcaaaaaaaaaatttattttttacacatttttttaacaaaattattaatttttcatccaaaacttaataaaatattatcaaataataataagggtCAATTGTGAGTATTTTCATtagaaagtgttatgaaaaaGTGTTTGATGATATAGCAATGACTTTGTCAACTTTTAAAAATGATTATCTATTGGAATGACGGTGAATGTTTAAAATTTTTAAGCAATAGTACCACTTTTTAGCAACCTTCTAACAatagtatataattttttttaatataaaaatataatttaattatctacTATTAGTTCATTTTTATAACaacatttataataaaaataaattatatacaaaattatatacaaaatataatttaattatctacTATTAGAGTAACTGCAGCCGTTTTTAAAATTACTTACtatttaaatgtttttttaatagaaattgTCAAAAACGACACGgatcaattaaaaaataaaatattactttCTCCCTTccattatataaattattttagaaagtgattttttttctaaaatataagttattttagttttttaagaatttttaatttaatgttttagtCCTAacattaaattttttgttttgatttatatgttttttaacgtttcaattcttaatttgtgtgaaaatctTAGAATAATTTATATTATGGGACGGATATAAACAGGGgtttatattcttttttttttcctatagtatttgaaaagaaacataataataaagtggAAATTTAAAAAAGAATTACCTGTGCAATAATGGTTTTGGAGTTTCCATCTCCGAGAAAAATAGTGCAAGAGCTCTCCATCCAACCTCCTTTGATCTTGAAATCAGGAACTTCTTCAGATTTATTTCCGGCTAAGAACACATCTAACTGTGTTTTCATCTGAAACAACGACGATTTCCTCACACTAAACAACAAATCTTTCTCATCGGTGCTTTCTCCCCTAAACGCCTCCCATCTCCGGTGAGCAGTCCTGATCTGAATTTATTTATCAACTAATTCAAAATCTCCAactagaacaaaaaaaaaacaaatagatCGACAGaatcagagagagagagagtagaCGGACGGACCTTCTGGCGGAGATTGACAATAGTGTTACCGGCGGCGTCTTTGAGAAAGCGGCGATCGTGGATGCTCATGAATTTACTTTTGATCTTGAAAATTAGGGCTCCGTTGACGTCTTTTATGCTGAAATCGTTTTCGCCGAATGTGAAGATCTTTGTGGAGATGATTAGATCGACTGGATATTGTGCTAAGTATTGTGGTCCGATCACCACCACCGGTCTTTCTAGCGGTATTGGTGTAGTTGTCATCGCCGGAACTGGGTTGCTAGGTTGCGCCATCTCTGTAGTCACTGTTTAAGATAGCAGTCCACCTCGTTGTTATATACTACTAATACAGCCTGGCTTCTTGTCAACTTGCAAATTTTTGTTGAATTTATAGAAAACTTGATTCGTCCCGTGCTTTTAAAATGTTCCGATAACCTTCTAAACTTGCATAACATAACAATTACATACGGGGAGGCCGGAGCGGAAAGTATTTTTCGCAATTATAGAGACTTTTTCAAaagttgttttgcttttttttaccattccttcttttgcttatatagTTAAATTGAGAGCCGATATTTTCGCAATtaaacttgcttgggagaaaaaagCATCAGCtctgggttgagtcagactcaatgtacgtagtTAGTCTGCTTAGACaccgttccatggatgttccttggagtattcaaCAAGAGTGACTGCATTGTCTCAActtttgctctaggatgaacattctcttttcacatctttagggaattttcacacatctttagggaaggaaataaaGTTGATGATGCATTGGTAAAATTTGGAGTCTTTTCTctgtgatcaattggtggcttTCAGCTCCTGTTTTTTTtgtcacaggtttatcaatgatgacatttatAGTATTTCacatttgcgtttttcttgacttttcctaACTTTTctcctctttttttttgtttgttctccttcctcttctcttgttcaaatactcacttttttcttttattaatacattgcgggtttgacagttcttgggccatggatGCTCACCCcgtccaagttctgtctcgttgcaatttctataaaaaaaacagtgttaattataattaattaatcatttaattgtaaaatagtaagttaaatacggaaatTGTATTATacgtattttaaaaaaataaaaaataaaataaccaaGGTCAGAATATatatggttctaataataaaaaagacaaGTTTTACAGTTGAAAAATAAGAACTTTATTTTAacctattttataaattatgtaataatattctaaggcgTGTACAACACATCCTCTCGATgcaactttttttttgtaaccaattgattaattgattatattttacatatATTCAATggactaactgaatattttatataagttaaGAGGTTAtcgaaaaaataataataaatgaaaGAAGTATAGCTAGCAAAGGTAGATCTGACGGAAAAAAAAGTTCGATAAGGGATAAAGACTTTAAAACCAATAAGAAAAGTAAAATTGAAGCTAACTAAATCTAAAACATTGATGGAGGATGAAGAATGAAGACAAACTTTTTCCTTCTCCCTCTAATTGAACCTGATAAGAAGATTAGAACAGACAGTAAAACGGTGATGGTGGTGTCACGTTgaattgagaagaagaagaaaagataaagagctgagaaaaaaaaaaagagagagagagagaatgagcTCTCTCTCACCCCTGAAAATTATTGGTACCATTGGGATAACAACACCAACTGTTCTTACATTATCTATACTTGTAAAATTAGTTATTGGTCCGTTTTAAAATCATCGTTTTTTTGTTTCACTAATTAAATTGAACCATtctttatatatagaaaagttTTTTTTGAAACGATATATAGAAAAGTTAAAACGATAAAAACTGCAATTAATATTAAACATATTAATAAcggtataaaataaaaaaaaattgcattaaaaaatatatttgacaaataatatgaaataaaataaattaattaaatgtgtcaattattttgaaatgaatGGACTAATTATGAACATTTAATCCAATTCAAAAATTGTTATCcattttatttcatttcatctatgtttgaaattatattttttacaatttaaaattaaagtttttataGTCCCATGTAGTCACATTAAATGTATCAAAATCTATTTTCAAAccgtgaaaaatacaaatttctaaCGCATGTAAAATGAATACACTATTTTAAtcgaattttatattaaaatttaacttCCTATTATCATTACGAGCTTAATGTGAAGGACTTgcagtggcgaatacatgattACTCGGTTTGGGGGTCGATTTTACACATGGtgtagaaattttttttttgctaaatcggtgtctaataaaaaaaattcaaatttagaGAGAGCCTAGTAGGTGAAAAAATAGAATTTGGATTTAATTGTGGCGtaacaggccaaaaaaattagaaatttggacttAGAGAGTGTCTAACAGacctaaaaaaaattgaaattttggatTTGGAGAGGACTTAATGGCACCTGGGCCAATTTTTGAGTACTAATATAGCATCCGAGCTAAATTTCTTGGAAACAAGAAG includes:
- the LOC136226446 gene encoding protein LURP-one-related 15-like, which translates into the protein MAQPSNPVPAMTTTPIPLERPVVVIGPQYLAQYPVDLIISTKIFTFGENDFSIKDVNGALIFKIKSKFMSIHDRRFLKDAAGNTIVNLRQKIRTAHRRWEAFRGESTDEKDLLFSVRKSSLFQMKTQLDVFLAGNKSEEVPDFKIKGGWMESSCTIFLGDGNSKTIIAQMHRGHNLQTALLDTENFAVTTYPNVDYAFIMALVVVLDEINNDRSGVD